TCTTCGACGCCAGCCACGCCGAGATCCTGCGCTGGGTGCGGGCCGGCGACGTCCAGGGCATCCGGATCGACCATCCGGACGGCCTGGCCGACCCGGCCGGTTACCTGGACCGGCTGGCCGCGGCCGCCCCGGACAGCTGGATCACCGTGGAGAAGATCACCGAACCGGGCGAGTGGCTGCCCGCGGGCTGGCCGGTGGCCGGCACCACCGGTTACGACGCGCTGGCCGAGGTGAACAACCTGCTCTATGACCCGGCCGCCGAGCTGGTCGCCAGCCGCCGCTACGCCGAGCTGACCGGCGATCACCGCGACTGGGCCGAGCACCTGGAGCGGGGCAAGCGGATGGTCGCCGACACCATCCTGCAGGCCGAGCTGCTGCGCATCAGCCGTGGCGTCCGGGCCGCCGCGCCCGAGCTGGCCAGCACCGACGAGCAGGTGGTCGCGGCGCTGACCGAGCTGGCGGTGGCCTTCGGGGTGTACCGGTCCTACCAGCCGGTGGCCGGTGAGCGGCTCGACGAGGCCGCCGCGCTGGCGCTGACGCGCAAGCCGGAGCTGGCCCGCGCCATCGCCGAGTTGACGCCGCTGCTGTCCGCCCGGGCCGGCGAAGCGGGCCGCGAGGTCACCGTCCGGTTCGAGCAGGCCAGCGGCGCGATCATGGCCAAGGGCGTCGAGGACACCGCCTACTACCGCTACAACCGCGCGGTAGGCCTCAACGAGGTCGGCGGTGACCCGGGCGGCTACGGCTGCACCCTGGCCGAGTTCCACGCCGCCCAGTTGCAGCGCCAACTGCTGCTGCCGGAGTCGATGACCACGCTGTCCACCCATGACACCAAGCGCAGCGAGGACGTCCGGGCCCGGTTGGCGGTGCTGCCCGAGCTGGGCGAGCGCTGGTACGGCGTCGCCGAGCAGCTGCTGGCCGGCAGCCCGATCCCGCAACCGGCGTTCGGGTACCTGCTCTGGCAGAGTTTCGCCGGCGCCGGCTGGATCGAGCGGGACAGGATGCACGCCTACGCCGAGAAGGCGATGCGCGAGGCCTGCGACGGCACCAGCTGGCGCGATCCGGACGCCGCGTTCGAGGCGGCGGTGCACCAGGCGGTGGACCGGGCCTACGACGATCGGCACACGCACCGGCTGCTCGATGAGCTGATCACCGAGATCACCCCGCACGGCTGGTCCAACAGCCTGTCCCAGAAGCTCGTGCAGCTGTGCATGCCCGGCGTCCCGGACGTCTACCAGGGCACCGAGCTCTATGACTACTCCCTGGTCGAT
This Jatrophihabitans sp. DNA region includes the following protein-coding sequences:
- the treY gene encoding malto-oligosyltrehalose synthase, with the translated sequence MTAPVGVPGSTYRLQIRRQFPLAAAAELADYLADLGAGAIYLSPILQATSGSDHGYDITSHRQVDPERGGEQGRLAVAEAARRLGLHTVVDIVPNHMGVADAAQNHAWWQLLKQGPGSEYAAWFDVDWQAGNGRIRLPVLGDDAGDDQLSVTGDELRYYEHRFPIAEGTAGPGDSAADVHARQHYELISYRRADLEQNYRRFFAVTELAGIRVEDPAVFDASHAEILRWVRAGDVQGIRIDHPDGLADPAGYLDRLAAAAPDSWITVEKITEPGEWLPAGWPVAGTTGYDALAEVNNLLYDPAAELVASRRYAELTGDHRDWAEHLERGKRMVADTILQAELLRISRGVRAAAPELASTDEQVVAALTELAVAFGVYRSYQPVAGERLDEAAALALTRKPELARAIAELTPLLSARAGEAGREVTVRFEQASGAIMAKGVEDTAYYRYNRAVGLNEVGGDPGGYGCTLAEFHAAQLQRQLLLPESMTTLSTHDTKRSEDVRARLAVLPELGERWYGVAEQLLAGSPIPQPAFGYLLWQSFAGAGWIERDRMHAYAEKAMREACDGTSWRDPDAAFEAAVHQAVDRAYDDRHTHRLLDELITEITPHGWSNSLSQKLVQLCMPGVPDVYQGTELYDYSLVDPDNRRPVDFELRRQLLAGFDTGSGAAGSGAAGSGVVGSGAAGSGGPPLEQVGAAKLWLTSRVLRERRAHPERFSSYLPLIVSGPAAEHAVAFDRGGAVAVATRLPVGLHRAGGWQDTVLELGPGVYQDQLTAEQYQGRVPLAVLLRRYPAAFLTRGR